A window of the Miscanthus floridulus cultivar M001 chromosome 14, ASM1932011v1, whole genome shotgun sequence genome harbors these coding sequences:
- the LOC136503134 gene encoding uncharacterized mitochondrial protein AtMg00310-like — translation MKQIRAFWWGAEKGRRKVQWIPWEKLVMPKGFGGIGFKDLRLMNQALLARHAWKYYPNSKLLDRAPAGDASQTWRAIEYVLELLKQGVIHQIGDGKSPLRFGAITGCREGMA, via the coding sequence ATGAAGCAGATTCGTGCTTTCTGGTGGGGTGCTGAGAAGGGCCGCAGGAAGGTGCAATGGATTCCATGGGAGAAGTTGGTGATGCCGAAGGGTTTTGGTGGTATTGGTTTCAAGGACCTCCGGCTGATGAATCAAGCATTGCTCGCTCGACATGCTTGGAAATACTATCCTAACAGTAAACTGCTGGATCGGGCGCCGGCAGGTGATGCATCACAGACGTGGCGAGCTATTGAGTATGTGCTGGAGTTGCTGAAGCAGGGCGTTATACATCAGATAGGTGATGGTAAGAGTCCACTCAGATTTGGAGCTATAACTGGCTGCCGCGAGGGTATGGCCTGA
- the LOC136504894 gene encoding uncharacterized protein isoform X1 encodes MTDDVDLNEPILEDDTINGFDLNLPLDDFGAVDFDYLQNLAADDDDGNLALDLNEAENDDGDAGFDLNEPEDDEHGIEQHADQVNQPKHDYSDHVRQQVYQALLMRSKNGKLGKQDTTIVGAQFGVKIRSVQRIWKQDLGFFRAIQAIQYKKNAKTMQDIIPAVQQAFMEYSPQKANMIFVTLQTVLKEAMKIKGYNKIKIPHMNKQRLEREDRLPLQVPCEASLLAEALATLPA; translated from the exons ATGACGGACGACGTCGATCTCAATGAGCCAATATTGGAGGACGACACCATAAATG GGTTCGATTTGAACTTGCCATTAGATGATTTTGGTGCTGTCGATTTCGATTACCTACAAAACCTTGCTG CGGACGATGACGACGGCAACCTTGCCTTGGATCTCAACGAGGCTGAAAATGACGATGGCGACGCCGGCTTTGATCTGAACGAGCCTGAAGATGACGAGCATGGCATCG AACAACATGCCGATCAAGTAAATCAACCGAAGCATGACTATTCTGATCATGTTAGACAACAAGTGTACCAAGCATTGTTGATGAGAAGTAAGAATGGGAAACTAGGCAAGCAAGATACAACAATTGTTGGTGCTCAATTTGGAGTAAAGATTCGATCAGTTCAGCGCATATGGAAGCAAG ACTTGGGTTTTTTTCGTGCTATTCAAGCTATTCAATACaagaagaatgcaaaaacaatgcAAGATATAATTCCAGCCGTGCAGCAG GCATTTATGGAGTACTCTCCACAGAAGGCAAATATGATCTTTGTGACACTACAAACTGTTTTGAAGGAAGCAATGAAGATAAAGGGTTACAACAAAATCAAGATTCCTCACATGAATAAACAAAGACTAGAGAGGGAAGATAGGCTGCCATTGCAAGTCCCTTGTGAAGCTTCTTTGCTAGCCGAAGCACTAGCTACTCTCCCTGCATGA
- the LOC136504894 gene encoding uncharacterized protein isoform X2: protein MTDDVDLNEPILEDDTINGFDLNLPLDDFGAVDFDYLQNLAADDDDGNLALDLNEAENDDGDAGFDLNEPEDDEHGIEQHADQVNQPKHDYSDHVRQQVYQALLMRSKNGKLGKQDTTIVGAQFGVKIRSVQRIWKQGIYGVLSTEGKYDLCDTTNCFEGSNEDKGLQQNQDSSHE, encoded by the exons ATGACGGACGACGTCGATCTCAATGAGCCAATATTGGAGGACGACACCATAAATG GGTTCGATTTGAACTTGCCATTAGATGATTTTGGTGCTGTCGATTTCGATTACCTACAAAACCTTGCTG CGGACGATGACGACGGCAACCTTGCCTTGGATCTCAACGAGGCTGAAAATGACGATGGCGACGCCGGCTTTGATCTGAACGAGCCTGAAGATGACGAGCATGGCATCG AACAACATGCCGATCAAGTAAATCAACCGAAGCATGACTATTCTGATCATGTTAGACAACAAGTGTACCAAGCATTGTTGATGAGAAGTAAGAATGGGAAACTAGGCAAGCAAGATACAACAATTGTTGGTGCTCAATTTGGAGTAAAGATTCGATCAGTTCAGCGCATATGGAAGCAAG GCATTTATGGAGTACTCTCCACAGAAGGCAAATATGATCTTTGTGACACTACAAACTGTTTTGAAGGAAGCAATGAAGATAAAGGGTTACAACAAAATCAAGATTCCTCACATGAATAA